ATGATACACTGCTTTCTTCAAATATTGATAAGCGAAATTATCTAGTGGAGCCATCACGTTCGTTAATTCCACATTGGATGGTACTTGTAATCCATACGTTACTTTTCCATTATACATAGTAACTTCATCATGATCCTCTCGACTTACATTACCTTCCGTACTAAGAATCTGAACCCCTAATGTTCCATATGGATACGTAATGTGATTGGTTTGAGCATCTTTTAACAGGATTGGTTGTTGAACAAAGGTAAGGTAATCTTGTACAAAGCCTTGTTCAGATGCAGTAAAGACCTGATATGGGCTATTGCTTACACCTACCAAATTCATTCCGTTGACACTGCCCATTGCTTGCAGTGAATTGTCGTACAGCATGGCTTTTTGCCGCTCATTTTGAGTAGGATAGGCCATGTCTTCTAAAGAGAAATCTTGTTTATAAAATGGTTTAATCTCTTCATTTATCTGCTTAGTCTCCCCTTTAGCAAGAGAGCCCAGCTCCATTCTCCGATTCCCCATTGTTAGATACAACTCCTGGTAATCAAAAATACTCTTGTTCGTTATCGTTCCCTTGATATGATCTTGTTCAAAAATCAAATCAGCTTGTATTTGGCCAACATCTTTAACCAAACCTCCCCCATTGATTGACTTTTGAGTCATATATGGGATTTGCTTAATCGTTGTTTGAAATTGCCCACGATCGTTTTGTCGAATGGTATAGGCATATTTGTTTTTGTTTTTTTCCGTGTATTGTAAAAGATTTCCCGGAACAATTAACCCATCTTTAGTATCCAAGGTAACTGCTCCCCCAGAACGCTTCAAAACAGTTGCATCCGATTTTATTATCGCTAAATCTGGTTTTATCGAGATAATTTGGTTTACAGTGTACAGCTTATCACTTGGAGCTATTAAATTTTTTCCAAAAGAAAGTGCTCCAACACTAACTACTAGGGCTGAAACAGGAATAATTCCCCATGCCCAGTCTCGACGGTCCCTACGTTTTAACAGCACATACAGGATAGGCCCAATTAATAGTACATATCCGATCCAAATGAAAAATAACACCGAAGCGGACGGTACATGAATCCCTGGAATGTGATTTGCCAAATTATAATAGTTAGGATTTCGATTCAGATAAGGAAAACTCACTTGGCTATTTAGTTCATATTGAGATACTAGCTTACTCCAAAGCTGACGGTTGAAATCCCACGAAGCCAATGGCTGTGCATTGACATCATAGTTAGCAAAAAACAACTTGCCTAAGCCCACTTTTTGGGTCGAAAACAATGGTAATGACTTGTTATACACTGTTATTTGTTGAACAGGCAAAGCTGATTTTTTACTTATTTCGGTGAAGGTAGACAGATCTTTTGTGGTTCCTGGCTGCTTGGTCAAAGCTGGCATCCACTCTTTAAAAGAGTCTAATATTTCTGGAGGAGTAGCAGCGGAAACCAAAAGGTTCCCTCCAGCATATACCCACTCTTTTATTTTGTTTATCTGATCCGAAGGTAAGCTATTTGCTGAAATATCTCCAATTACTAACATATTGATATTACTTAGTACATGAGCTTCAGTGGGCAGCTCTTCCGGAATCACATTACTAACCAGCATACTCTTCCAGTTAGCCCCATTTGCATACTCAGCTTCTTTATTACTGTCTCCAGCACCCTCTTGTCTTACTTGGTTTAAGAATTGCATACTATTTTCGTGTTGATCAAGGACAACAACCGTTACTTGATCCGACTGCTTTTCTCTACCTTGATAGTTTGGTGTCACCTTAGCAAGCAATTGATTGCCTTGATAAAACTCCAGTTGTAATGTACGGCTATTATTTATAATCTCTTCACTTGGTAGATCGAAGAAAACATGTTTTGTTTCCCCTTTTTGGACAGTAATCTCTTTTACGTAAGGAAGTACCATTTTCTTTGAATTAAGCTCCTCAATCGAAAACCGTAGCTCACCTGTGACTGCATCACCGTTATTCGTAATATCTGCATGGACGCGAATCAAATTATCCTGACTCGTTATATCAGCAAATGGAATCTTCGTTTTCATTTCAATTCTGTCCGCCGCATACGCAACAGGAAGTTGAAATCCCATGAAAGCGAGTGTAATCGCTACCAGCCATTTCCACATATGTTTTCCTCCTATTTTTGTAAATCAAGCGGCGTAAACATAAACCCTTGTTGATCAGAGTTGACTATTAAGAGATGCTTTCCATCACTAGTCCATTCAGCCCTCTTTACCGATTCTTTCTGAATACCAGCTGGGAGTTTTACTTTTTTCCAGTTTTTGATAGTTTCATCCATCGTACCCATCAACATAACGCCGTCTGGTGAAAGAATCGTAAGTTGCTTAGCTGAAAACCATGACGGTGAGCTTCCTCTCACTTTTTCCTTGATTTCCCCTGTCTGTCGATCATAAATACACACCTCTCCATTTTGTTCAAAAGAGAGATAACGACCATTGTGAGACCAAGCCGCCTTTGAACCGTTTGCTACCTTCTCTTTTCCAAAGGTACGCAGATTGGTCACCCAAACCTCAGGTTTATCTTGCTTATATACTGTATAAGCTAAAAATTCATCTTTAGGATCAAATGCAGGGTCAATTACTGGACGGTTCTCCTGCTCCAATAAAAGTCTCGGTGCATAACTCTTTTCTTTACTCTGATTAAGTTGTAAAACCCACAATTTCCCTTTATCCTGACTGTTTTCTGTCAGTGCCAGTTTCGTATTTGTAGAATTCCATGCAATGGAGTCATACGTACCAATTTGTTGAGGAAGTTCAATAGGAGTATCTATTTCACTGTCATATCCACTTATAATGTGCAACTTATTATCGGCTTGCAAATAGGCAACCTGTAAATCTGAGGATAGCACTGCCGAATCAGTAGACAGCTTAGGAATGCTGATTGGTGACTTCGAAATGGCAAGATCAACATCTGCCTGAGCCACGTTTACGTACAAAAAAGCAGCCAAAGCAACTGTTCCTACCCCCCCTAGCATATACCAACCTCTTTTTCGATTGATCCTCTTTTGATCATTGTGCTTTATTTCTTCCTGACGGACTATCGTAAGATGCGGTTGTTTTTGCCCTTGCATTTGCTCCATTAATTTACGTTTCAAATCTTCTTTTAATCGATAGTTAACAGGAACCGCCTTACGCATATCACTTAAATGTGACAAGAGTTCAACCACGGTCTGTTCATGTTCATTTGTCTGATCTGATGCACTACGTAGATCATCCTTCATGGCGATCACCTTCCTCATACAAACTCTGCAAGACTTTTATTCCGCGGTGAGAGATCATCTTAACGGACGATTCACTTTTAGCTAACACTTCTGCAACCTGTGAAATTTTTAGATCAGCAAAGAACCGAAGCGTCAAAACATCACGCTGATCCTGTGATAACATATTTAACCTTGTCCGTAATAAAGTCATTTCTTCTTTAGATAAAACACGCAATTCCGGTTGATACTCATCATCTGCTTCAATAAACAATAATTCTTCTGTTTCCGTCGGGTATTCACGTATCTTACGAACAAAATCAATAAACGTATTATGAGCGATACGAAAAATCCAAGATGCAAATGGGCTTCTACGGCTATATTGATCAAATTTCTCCAGAGCTTTTAAAAATACGCTGGTTGTCAAGTCATCTGCATCCCACGAACTATGTACACGACATCGTAAATAACGATTAACTCGATCAAAATATTCATCATATAGCTCTGGGAAATCTCTCGCTTCATAGTAATCAGTCTCTATCGCAACAGACGGATTTTCCTTACCGTCCTGCTTTACGGCCATTACCATCCCTCTTCCTCCACACTGTTTGTTTCTACTCCAATTGACGCATCATATCCGAAAAAGGTCACAGGCATAAACAAAAAAAGTGTAAAATATGCATTTTTTCTTATACATAAGCAAAAAAAAAGAAACACACAGAAAAAAACATCCTTGTTCCCAGTCAAATACAGGGAGCAAAGATGTTTGGCAGTTAACATTACTAGAGGTTCGTCCTCAGACTATTGACAATCCGTTACACTCCGAACATATATTTGGAACTCATACTGAAATGGATTCTCTTCGTTTTGTACACCAGGTGTCACTTCAACTAGTGTCCATTCAGATTCATCAAACGTAGGAAAAAAGGCATCTCCCTTGAACTCCTGCTGAATCTGAGTAATATACATTTTACTAGTGTAGGGCAAAAGCAACTTATAAATTTTTGCCCCACCAATAATAAAAGCTTCTTCTTTACTATCTATCATCGCAAGAACTTCTTCAATCGAATGAGCGATTTCACAGCCATCCGCCTCATAGTTTGCTTGCGTCGTCAGCACGATATTGCGTCGATTAGGTAGGGGCTTCCCAATAGATTCATACGTTTTTCGCCCCATGATGATAGCATGACCAGTTGTGATACGGCGAAAATACTTTAGATCCTCTGGTAATCGCCATGGTAGCTGGTTATCTCGACCAATAACACGGTTCTGCCCCATAGCAAAAATGCTTGATAGCACTAAATAGCCACCTCCATGGCAATTTTTGGCTGATGCTTATAATCGATTAATTTCACATCATCTGGTGTAAAATCATAAAAATCGGTGATCTCCGGGTTAATCCAAAAGCTAGGAGCAGGATAAGCTTCTCTAGTTAATTGGGTACGCAAGCCTTCGAAATGATTTTCGTAGATATGTGCATTATTAATATAATGCTGGAATTTTCCTGGCTTTAGACCTGTGACTTGCGCAATCATATGAATAAGCACAGCATACTGAGTAGTATTAAACGGAATTCCTAAGCCCATATCACCGCTACGCTGTACAAGAGTACAGTTTAAATAACCGTCCGTAACATCCCACATGGTTTGAAAGGCACATGGCTGCAAGGCCATTTCTTCTAAATCATTCATGTCCCATAAACTAATAATATGTCGGCGTCCTTGGGGATCGTTTTTGAGGCCATCGATTAGCTTGTCTATCTGCTTGTGCTTAGCAATTTGATAACCGTATGCTTTACCGATCGTTCCGTCCTCTTTAGCCCATTCATCCCATACACGTACACCCATCTCTTGCAACAGCCTCACATCATTACTTTGATGCTTGTAAATCCATAGCAATTCTTTGACAGCTGTTTTAAACGCAACGAATTTGGTTGTCAAAATTGGAAATTCTTTCTGTAAATCATAGCTTAGTAGCTGACCAAACAGTTTCTTTGTGGGGATTCCTGTGCGATTGTTGTCATAATATCCGTTTTCTAAAATATCTTCCACTAAAGCAAGGTATTGTATATCTGCTTGACTCATCTTGTTCACGTCCTTCTTACAAACTCTAAGACAGTATAACGAAACATTACGTTCTTGAAAAGCTTTTCGCCTAATCCTCTTTGTGACCAAACACTAGTAAAAAAAGCTAGTATTTTATTTGCTTCGAATGGTGGCATTTTAATATTGCCGAACAAAAAGACCTCGTTCCTTTTCCTTAATTATCTTGAATTCAAAATAAGGCAGAATATTGAAAATATTTTCACGATAGTATAACCGAACATTTCACTATTAGACTATCATCCACAAAAAAATAATAATTACCTAAACTTAGTACAAAATAACAAAATAAGAGTTAAAGAATGTATGGTTACAGAAACAACAAAAAGTAATTCGAAAGAAAATTCTTGAAGGAAAAAATCCAAATTCAACAGGTGTACGTAAGGTAGATGAAAGAGAGTTTCGACCTTATTTGTTAAAAGGACGATATTTACATTATGAGAACCGCTTTCAAAAAGGTGCTTGTCAAAAATAAATATAATACATATTATTTTTTACCTAACCTGAAACTCTCTTAGATAGATTAAATTTCTTGCTCGCTCAAAAAACTCTATCCCTCCCTGTCACACACCTATGTTTTACACCCCAGATAATCCCGGATCAGGATATAACACGGAGGACATTATTTTTTTAGAAACAGGATGTTGTAAGCTTTCAGGCTGTTCCATATCATCTAACCATTCAACAATCTCACCCTTATACATCACCCCTATACAGTCCGCTATGTAATTTATAGCCTGTAAATCATGAGAGATAAAGAGATAGGAAAGTTGAAACTCTTCTTTTAATTCTGCTAAAAGATGTAAGATTTGTACTTGTACAAGAGCGTCTAAAGCACTTACGGCCTCATCAAGTATGATTAGCTTCGGTCTTAATGCAATAGCTCTAGCAATATTTATTCTCTGTAATTGCCCTCCACTAAACTGGTGAGGGTATTTATACATATCTTCCGGAGATAATCCAACTGTCTCCAAAAGGCCCTGTACTTTCTGTATCTCTTCAGTAGCCGTAAGCCTTTCATAATTTCGTAACGGTTCAGCAATAATCTCTCTTATCGTTAATCGTGGGTTTACAGCGCTATAACAATCCTGAAAGACAACCTGCAGATTTCTCCGTACCTCCTTTAATTCTTTTTCTTTTAAACGATAAAGGTCCTTTCCCTGAAACCAGACCTCTCCCTGATCAGGCTTTTCAAGCCCCAGAATAATTTTGCCAAGAGTACTCTTTCCTGCCCCGCTTTCGCCAACAAGCCCTAGACATACCCCTTCTTCCAGCGTTAGAGAAACACCTTTTACAGCTTCAACCGTTTTACGCTTCCTCCAAACGGAGTTACCAAGCAAGTATGTTTTCTTTATGTCTTTCAACTCAAGCAGACTCACTCTTCTTTCACCCAACTTTATCGTAATTTTACACATCGTACTAGATGATCTTTTTCATATTCCTTCCATTCAAGCTTGCTAGTTGCACAAATGTGATCTGCATCCTCGCATCGATCTAAAAATGGGCATATATTGTCTCTATTCGGTGGAGTGGGAGGAGAAACGCTAACACGTTTTGCACTCTTTACCCTCCTTCTCGTTAATCCCAGTCTGGCTTGTAACAAGACACGGGTATATGGGTGCATCGGGTGATTGAATAACTTCCATACTGGTGCCTTCTCAACTATATACCCGCCATACATTACAGCCACTTCGTCAGCCAACTGAGCAATTACCCCTAGATCGTGTGATACTAATAAAATACCGGTATCGCATTCTTTTCTTATCCTATCCAACTGTTTCAAAATTTGGAGTTGATTAGTCGTATCGAGGGCTGTCGTGGGCTCATCCGCAATAAGGATAGATGGATGTAAGGACATCGTGATCGCAATCATCACACGCTGGAGCATACCGCCACTTAGCTGAAATGGATATTGCTTCAATATACTCTCTGGATTTGGCAAATCCATTTTTTCCAAATGCTCCACAGCCATTTTCTGCGCTTCTCGCTTCGTGATAGGCAAATGAGTTCTCAGTGTTTCAATAAAATGCCGACCAATTGTCCGCACAGGATTAAAGGCGGTCATAGGATTTTGCATAATAAAAGCGATCTCACTACCTCGTATTTTTCCTATGTCTTCTACTGAACAAGTTAACATATCCTTATTTCTAAACGTGATGCTCCCTTCTACCACCTTTGCCTTATCGGGTAAAAGATTTAATAAAGACATGCACGTCATCGTTTTTCCTGATCCGCTCTCTCCGACAAGCCCAAACACTTTCCCTGCCTCTATTTCAAAGCTTACCTCATTGACAGTCTGAGTCACCCCATGCGGTGTTGATACAACTATATTCAAATTGTTAACAGTTAGAATGGGGTGCTGTCCCATCTTCCATCCTCCTTTCTATTTTCTTCTTAGGTCTAAAGCATCCCTCAGGGCTTCTCCGAACAAGTTGAAAGCGATCACGACAAGTAAGATCATCATACCTGGGTACAACATCAAGGATGGGTTATTTCTAAAAAATGGTTTACTGTCGTTGATCATCATTCCCCACTCTGCCTCTGGCGGCTGTATGCCAAGACCTAGAAATGAAAGTCCAGAAATAGCTAACACAATTCCTCCGATGTCCATAAAAGCTAATACAACTATTTGAGATATAATCGTAGGTAAGATATGTTTTAGCACAATGACAAGCTTTGGTGTTCCGCATACCTTAGCCGCTAAAATGAAGTGTTGCTCCTTAACGCTAAGTACCATTCCCCGAATAATGCGAGCATAAAAAACCCATTGGACAAGCACCATCGCTAAAATCAGATTCCCAAGACCTGGTCCCAAGATTCCAATCAAAGCTAAGGACAGAAGCAAGTTTGGAAATGCCATGAGAATATCACAAATCCGCATGAACAAATAATCAACCCAACCACCTCTAAAGCCTGCATAAATACCGATCGGAATACTAATTGTCATGGTTAATCCCATGATAAGGAAAGCTGTTCCCAGCGAGGTTCGTGTCCCATAGATTAATCGAGACCATATACATCTCCCTAAATGATCGGTCCCTAACGGAAATGTAGCGGAAGGGCCTTGCAGTTTATGAGTGATATCAACCAGATTCGGATCATTAGGAGACCAAAAAGGGGCAAAAAGAGCCAATAATATCATGAGGAAGATAATGATGCTGCAAATGATCATGAGCTTTTGTGACAGCAGCTTTTGCTTTAGATTTTTCAACATGCTTATTGCTCTCCTTCCCATTTTATCCGGGGATCCAGGAAAGCATATGCAATATCCACAAGGAGATTGCAGACTACAAAGATCACACCCATAAACAATAAACAGCTCTGAATCATCGGATAATCACGCTGTAAAATAGAAGTAACAAATAAAGAGCCCATACCCGGCCAAGCAAAGACGGTTTCAACAATAACGGCTCCGCTTAACATGTTTCCAAGGCTCATGCCTAGTCCAGTTAACACGGGTAATAAGGACTTTTTAAAGACATGTCTGCTAATGATTACTCTTTCGCTCAGCCCTCTCGCTCTCGCATACACTACAAATGGCTCATTCAAGTTTTCTAACGTACTAGCGCGAAGCAATTGCATATACGTACCGATATAAGGAAAAGCCAGTGTCAAGGAAGGAAGCACTAGATGAGCAAAAGTTCCCCTCCCTAATACAGGAAATAAATCTAACTTAACCGATAAAAAATAGATGAATAGGAATCCGAGCCAGAAAGCAGGCATCGAGACACTAACAAAGGCCATTATTCTGCTAACCTGATCAATCAATTTCCCCTTATAAAGAGCAGAAATCATTCCTATAGGTAAACTAATAACAATAATTAGGATGCATGATGCAAATGCTAGTTGTATTGTTGGGAAGAAATGGAGCACGATTTCATCCCATATCGATTTCTTCGACACATAAGATATCCCTAAATCCAATTGAACCACTTTTTCTAACCAATTTACATACTGGATATACAGGGGCTTGTCCAGCCCTAGCTCTGCTCGGATGGATGCCACTGCCTCATCTGTTGGAGGAATATGTGACGCCCTCAAGTAAGCTACGGCTGGGTCCCCAGGGGTTAAGTGGAGCAGAATAAAAGTGATCAGAGAAATTCCAAATAATATTGGCAGTAAACTTGTGAGACGTTTAACAATAAACCAACCCATTTAGTTCTCCTTCAGTCGTTTTTACATATCCCCACTTCACTTAAAATCAATGGTAGTGAAAGGCACCTCGTATTCTTGAGGCAAGAAATTAACACCGCTCATATTTTTATGATAAACCGCTATATTAGACTGATAAGAAATTGGTAAGTAAGCAGCCTGTTCGTGCAATGTAGTTAAAATATCTTTATATAGCTTCATTCTGTGTGCTTCGTCTGTACTTACTAATACTCCCTTGATTTTTCCATCTAATTCTTTCTTATCTGGTAGCCCTAATAGAGCTTTGTAATCCGGACTTCCACCTTCGGAAGGTGTTGTTATAGCAGATAAATAGGAATGCGGATCAAACGGGACACCCCAGCTAGCCGTAAATAATAAATCAAAACTGCCTTCACTCGCTGTAGCCCAAAAATTCTCTTCTTCCTTACTAGTCAACTTAATATCGATCCCCAATTTGCTAAACTCACCTTGAACATATTCCGCTATTGCCTTCTGAATGTTGTCTGAACTAATAAACATCAATTCCAGTTGTAATGTTTCTCCATCCTTCTCCCGAAATGGTTTTCCATTTACTTGTTTCCATCCCGCTTCATCCAATAACTGTTTCGCTTTTTCTTCATCGTGTTCATACGGTTTCACATCAATTTTTGTGTAAGGAATGGTAGGTGCAAACAAAGTGTCAGCTTTTCTTTCCGTCCCGTAAAAGATATGATCGATCACAGCCTGCTTATTAAAAGCATGCTGGATAGCTAACCGTAATTTGCGGTCTTTGAGCGCTTCTCTGTTCGTATTAAAAAGTAGTGCCCTTGTAGCTGTAGGTTCTGATAATTTAGTTTCATATTTTCCTGAGTCCTTCAGAAATCGGAACGAATCTTGGCTAATGACCCCGTTACCAAAAATAAGATCGATTTCCTTTTTCTCAAAAGCTAATACTCTAGACTCACCGTCAGGAATGACTTTAACAATCACCTTGTCGACTTTCGGTTTAGCTCCCCAATACTTTTCGTTTCTTGTAAAGACAGCCTTTTCATTTTTCGTATATTCGCTTAGCACCCACGGCCCTGTGCCAATCGGAGCCTTGAGTCCGTCTTTAAATGTGTTTTGACTGTCAGGAAAGGCAGCTTCTCCTACAAATCGTAAAGGTCTGATGTACGTAAGCTCTTGAAGAGTTGGGTAATATGGTTTTTTCAAATTCAGTTTAAACGTAAATTCGTCAACTACTTCTGTGCTTTTAATTTGGTTTATTAATTCCATCCATTCATGTTGTGGGGCATTAGCTAAAACGGTATCAAAATTCTTCTTGACGATTGTAGCATTAAATAGTGAGCCATCAGAAAATGTAACATCTTTCCTTAGGTGAAACACATATTCTTTTCCATCTTTTGATACATCCCAGCTTTGGGCCAGCCAGGGCTTAAGTTCTCCACCTTCACCGTAGTAAACAAGAGATTCATATACCATAGCTTGTGAGAACCATTGATTCGGAAAATACGTATGCGGATTTAAATCGCCAATATCTCCGGACCAGGAAAACGTAAGAGCTTTTGAATGATCTTGATTTGATATATTTACTTGATCTTTTGTTGTATTACCGCAACCAGCGATCATGATTGTTAGAATCGCTAGTAGTCCAATAAAAGTAGGGATAAATGTAGATCGTTTTAAAAACATATTTTCTCACCTTTATCTATAAATTGAATTATTCCAAAAATGTTAAAACACAAAAAAACATTGCCAACCAGATTAAAAAGGTCAGAAATGCCTATTGTTTAAGAACAATTTGGTCTTCTAGCATTCTAACACCTCCCTATTTCCCCGTAGGTCTAACAGTATTTTTAGAATAGGCAGGTCTTCTGACTTAGGTTCATCATCTCCATGCGTCTTCCCAGATATGATCCAGTGACTTTTTTGCATAAGACTCCCCTTACAGCGGCGGGACCGTGCCGGATTCACACCGGCTTCCCTTTTAAGTATTTGCTATGAAACAAATACACCCATTCCAATCCCATATGTAGTTTTTATGGAAATATTCACTTTATGCCATTAATTTGAAATTAGGACAAAAAGTTTACCTAGAACAAATTATATTCGTTATTCCAAGTTTATGCTATATCAAATTAAGCTCCTAAAAAAACATTGCCAAAGCATGTCCGATTGAACAGCTTTAGCAATGTTATAACTTACATACCGTTGTAGCTTACAAACTCCCCATTCGGCTTACGATAGCCACGTGGACGTTGACTTGATATCTTTTCTTTTCCAATAGTAATCATCATTACTGTTTCATATCCATCAGGAATTTCTAAAATTTCTTTAATAGCATTTGGATCAAACCCAATCATCGGGCACGTATCCCATCCTTTATCTTTTGCCGATAGCATGAACAACATGGCAGAAAGACTCGCATTGCGAATTGCATCTTCCTTCATAAATGACTCGCCATTGCCCTCATATACCCCTGTAACTGTCTCAATTGTACGATCTAGCTCTTGTTTACTCAAAATTCCGAGATGGTGCATTCCTTCATTTATTTTTTCCACTCCTTGATAAGCGTAACGATTCCCCAACACCAAAATGACTGCTGAAGATGTATGTACTTTATACTGCTTGCAAGATTCATAAATCTTTTCTTTCAAGACGGGATCAGTTACGACTAGGTAGTGTGTATGTTGAAGATTAAAAGCAGAAGGAGCATATTTAACTAAAGTAAAGATCTCTTCAAGATCAGATTGGGTAATTTCTACCCCATCAATGAAATTATTTGCGGAACGCCGACTTTTCACTAGGTTTGTAAAATCGCTCATGTAATTTCCTCTTCTCATTGTATGTATCGTAATGGTTACAGGGGAGGAAAGAACAGTGTTTTCACTACACTTACTCGCTCCCCTGTCTTTTTTGTGCCTACTTGATTTTATTTTGCTTTAATCTGTTTGATTCTTGCCTGATTAGGCCTTATTCTGACCTATATCTCTTGGCATTGTCTTCATGTACAACATTATCATACAATAGAGCAAGTGAATCTGGATACTACTCACTTTTTACAGATCATATCTTATGCGAATAAAGCATATGCACCTGGTCCAATCAATGCAACCCCGATAGCCACCGCAAGCAATACTAGATTGTATTCCATACCGTTTTGCGTAATCCACAATCCATTTTTTCCATGTACAGTAAAAATAGCGATCAGCATAGTTACAGCGATTAGTGCTCCCCCTACCCAAGTAAACACACCAGACGCAAAGAGCAATCCTCCAACAATCTCACTGGCGCCTGCCATAAATGCCATCAACAAGCCGGGTTTCACACCGATAGATTCTAACCACCCTGCTGTTCCCTTTAAGCCATGCCCACCAAACCATCCAAATAATTTCTGTGTACCATGACCAATAAATAAAAGCCCCACAACTAATCGAATAAGTAAAAGTCCTGCATCCATTTTCTTTTCCTCCTTAGGAATATGTTTTATTTTGAGTATCTCCAATTAAAGATATATGAGAAAGATGGATAATATGCTTCTTTTTATTATCACATCTGTTTTGCTACTACTTATCTGCAAAATTCATTTGGGCTGACTTCCCCAGCTTTTTCAACAAAGTAATGGTAATCTCTTTTTCTTCAGGAGAAAGCCCACTAAGTGCTTCTGCTAGCTTTTCTTGATGTTTCGGAAAAATCTCTTGGAGAAATTGCTCCCCTTCTTGTGTTAATTCCGCATAGATAACTCGTCGATCATTCGGACAGGGCTTACGAAGCAAATAACCTTTTTTTTCCAGCTTATCCACCACATAAGTAATATTGCCACTAGAGATTAAAATCTTGTCACCAATTTGCTGAAGAGGCTGTCTGCCTTTATGAAATAACAATTCTAGAACACCAAATTCAGTAGGGTTTAATCCATATTGTCGAATATCTTTCTGAACGTGAGCAGACGTCCAGTTAAATGCACGGGATAACACAACGAACAAATGAAGGGATTGCTCTTGATTTTTATT
This is a stretch of genomic DNA from Brevibacillus laterosporus DSM 25. It encodes these proteins:
- a CDS encoding TolB family protein, with the protein product MKDDLRSASDQTNEHEQTVVELLSHLSDMRKAVPVNYRLKEDLKRKLMEQMQGQKQPHLTIVRQEEIKHNDQKRINRKRGWYMLGGVGTVALAAFLYVNVAQADVDLAISKSPISIPKLSTDSAVLSSDLQVAYLQADNKLHIISGYDSEIDTPIELPQQIGTYDSIAWNSTNTKLALTENSQDKGKLWVLQLNQSKEKSYAPRLLLEQENRPVIDPAFDPKDEFLAYTVYKQDKPEVWVTNLRTFGKEKVANGSKAAWSHNGRYLSFEQNGEVCIYDRQTGEIKEKVRGSSPSWFSAKQLTILSPDGVMLMGTMDETIKNWKKVKLPAGIQKESVKRAEWTSDGKHLLIVNSDQQGFMFTPLDLQK
- a CDS encoding RNA polymerase sigma factor — translated: MVMAVKQDGKENPSVAIETDYYEARDFPELYDEYFDRVNRYLRCRVHSSWDADDLTTSVFLKALEKFDQYSRRSPFASWIFRIAHNTFIDFVRKIREYPTETEELLFIEADDEYQPELRVLSKEEMTLLRTRLNMLSQDQRDVLTLRFFADLKISQVAEVLAKSESSVKMISHRGIKVLQSLYEEGDRHEG
- a CDS encoding dihydrofolate reductase, producing MGQNRVIGRDNQLPWRLPEDLKYFRRITTGHAIIMGRKTYESIGKPLPNRRNIVLTTQANYEADGCEIAHSIEEVLAMIDSKEEAFIIGGAKIYKLLLPYTSKMYITQIQQEFKGDAFFPTFDESEWTLVEVTPGVQNEENPFQYEFQIYVRSVTDCQ
- a CDS encoding thymidylate synthase; translation: MSQADIQYLALVEDILENGYYDNNRTGIPTKKLFGQLLSYDLQKEFPILTTKFVAFKTAVKELLWIYKHQSNDVRLLQEMGVRVWDEWAKEDGTIGKAYGYQIAKHKQIDKLIDGLKNDPQGRRHIISLWDMNDLEEMALQPCAFQTMWDVTDGYLNCTLVQRSGDMGLGIPFNTTQYAVLIHMIAQVTGLKPGKFQHYINNAHIYENHFEGLRTQLTREAYPAPSFWINPEITDFYDFTPDDVKLIDYKHQPKIAMEVAI
- the nikE gene encoding nickel import ATP-binding protein NikE codes for the protein MSLLELKDIKKTYLLGNSVWRKRKTVEAVKGVSLTLEEGVCLGLVGESGAGKSTLGKIILGLEKPDQGEVWFQGKDLYRLKEKELKEVRRNLQVVFQDCYSAVNPRLTIREIIAEPLRNYERLTATEEIQKVQGLLETVGLSPEDMYKYPHQFSGGQLQRINIARAIALRPKLIILDEAVSALDALVQVQILHLLAELKEEFQLSYLFISHDLQAINYIADCIGVMYKGEIVEWLDDMEQPESLQHPVSKKIMSSVLYPDPGLSGV
- a CDS encoding ABC transporter ATP-binding protein, translating into MGQHPILTVNNLNIVVSTPHGVTQTVNEVSFEIEAGKVFGLVGESGSGKTMTCMSLLNLLPDKAKVVEGSITFRNKDMLTCSVEDIGKIRGSEIAFIMQNPMTAFNPVRTIGRHFIETLRTHLPITKREAQKMAVEHLEKMDLPNPESILKQYPFQLSGGMLQRVMIAITMSLHPSILIADEPTTALDTTNQLQILKQLDRIRKECDTGILLVSHDLGVIAQLADEVAVMYGGYIVEKAPVWKLFNHPMHPYTRVLLQARLGLTRRRVKSAKRVSVSPPTPPNRDNICPFLDRCEDADHICATSKLEWKEYEKDHLVRCVKLR
- the nikC gene encoding nickel ABC transporter permease subunit NikC, giving the protein MLKNLKQKLLSQKLMIICSIIIFLMILLALFAPFWSPNDPNLVDITHKLQGPSATFPLGTDHLGRCIWSRLIYGTRTSLGTAFLIMGLTMTISIPIGIYAGFRGGWVDYLFMRICDILMAFPNLLLSLALIGILGPGLGNLILAMVLVQWVFYARIIRGMVLSVKEQHFILAAKVCGTPKLVIVLKHILPTIISQIVVLAFMDIGGIVLAISGLSFLGLGIQPPEAEWGMMINDSKPFFRNNPSLMLYPGMMILLVVIAFNLFGEALRDALDLRRK
- the nikB gene encoding nickel ABC transporter permease — translated: MGWFIVKRLTSLLPILFGISLITFILLHLTPGDPAVAYLRASHIPPTDEAVASIRAELGLDKPLYIQYVNWLEKVVQLDLGISYVSKKSIWDEIVLHFFPTIQLAFASCILIIVISLPIGMISALYKGKLIDQVSRIMAFVSVSMPAFWLGFLFIYFLSVKLDLFPVLGRGTFAHLVLPSLTLAFPYIGTYMQLLRASTLENLNEPFVVYARARGLSERVIISRHVFKKSLLPVLTGLGMSLGNMLSGAVIVETVFAWPGMGSLFVTSILQRDYPMIQSCLLFMGVIFVVCNLLVDIAYAFLDPRIKWEGEQ